A window from Pseudomonas kribbensis encodes these proteins:
- a CDS encoding acyl-CoA thioesterase, with protein MTSREQEIERRTELSVTRVTKAVFPPTTNHHNTLFGGTALAWMDEVSFITATRFCRLPLVTVSTDRIDFNHAIPAGSIVELVGRVIKVGNTSLKVEVEVFVESMSCDGREKAIHGQFSFVAIDDDKRPVPVLPGFAA; from the coding sequence ATGACATCTCGCGAGCAAGAAATCGAACGCCGCACCGAACTCTCGGTGACCCGCGTGACCAAGGCGGTTTTCCCGCCGACCACCAATCACCACAACACCCTGTTCGGCGGCACCGCGCTGGCCTGGATGGATGAAGTGTCGTTCATCACCGCCACGCGTTTCTGCCGTCTGCCGCTGGTGACGGTCTCCACCGACCGGATCGATTTCAACCATGCGATCCCGGCAGGTTCCATCGTCGAGCTGGTCGGGCGGGTGATCAAGGTCGGCAACACCAGTCTCAAGGTCGAGGTGGAAGTGTTCGTTGAAAGCATGAGCTGCGACGGTCGTGAAAAGGCGATTCACGGGCAATTCAGCTTTGTTGCCATTGATGATGACAAGCGGCCAGTGCCCGTGCTGCCGGGCTTCGCGGCCTGA